The following are encoded in a window of Pseudomonas sp. JQ170C genomic DNA:
- a CDS encoding integrase, whose translation MSWEMLRNRFSEARDKAARKLIADGNADLAIKVRQFQFRDIRPKAASEIEDISHASRLLGHSKEEITKRFYRRVGEVVSPTK comes from the coding sequence ATGAGCTGGGAGATGCTGAGGAACCGCTTCAGCGAGGCGCGAGACAAGGCAGCGCGCAAGCTAATCGCCGATGGCAACGCGGACCTGGCCATCAAAGTTCGGCAGTTCCAGTTCCGCGATATTCGACCGAAGGCGGCGTCGGAGATTGAGGACATCAGCCATGCGAGCAGGCTGCTCGGGCACTCCAAGGAAGAGATCACCAAGCGCTTTTATCGCCGCGTTGGCGAGGTGGTCAGCCCGACCAAGTAA